Part of the Virgibacillus necropolis genome, AACTAACCAAGTTAAATCCTGTTTCATTAATAATGCGATAGCAGGAGGACCTCCAGCTACTCCCACAAACCGTGCGGAACTGTATATGGAAGTAATTGTACCTCTTACTTCTTTTTTGATACTTTCTGTTATTAAAGCATCCATACAAGGTAACACCGCTCCAATACCTACTCCACAGATAAGAAAAACAATAATTAAATAAATAAACTGATCTGAAAAACGTATTGCTACCACAGCGCTTCCTGCCACCAAAATGCCAACGAATGTAATCCATTTCATCAAAACTAAATTGTCTTTTATTTTTCTACCAGCAAAAAATGATGCTAAACATAATGCGGCAAGTGGAATAGCAAGATACAATCCTTTCTTAATCCCTTTAAAGTCATACACTTCTTCCAAAATACTGGAAAGGTAAAAAAGAATACCAAATAAAATAAACATTAAAATAGCTCCTATTACAAAAATGGAGAGAAGCCACCGTTTATGCTCTTTAAATACCTCTTTTGTATTTTGTTTGAAATCTTTAAAGCTTGGCCCTTTTTCATCATCTTTTGGTTTTTTTACTAAAAAAATAATGAGAAGGACGGATATAAGACAAAATATAGGAATGGAAAAGAACGGTAAAAACCAGATTATTCCTGCCAGCACTGCACCAAGAATGGGACTTAAAACTTTTCCAAATGTATTCGAGGTTTCAATAATTCCGAGGGTCGAACTAATGTCTTGATCCTTTTGAAACATATCCCCGACCAGCGGTAAAACGATTGGCGCAGTTCCTGATGCACCTACACCTTGAAGAATTCTTCCTATTAGGATAAACATAAAAGCATCCTCCATTTTCCATGAAGCCCATCCAGCTATTAAAGCTCCGATTGCTGCGATAATTAAAGAAGGGATGATAACGTTTTTTCTTCCGTAACGATCAGAAAGAAATCCAGCTATCGGAATGAGGAAAATGCCTACTATCGAATAAACGCTTATTATATAACTAGATTGCAGCTTTGAAATATCTAATTCTTTTTCCATAATAGGTAAAACAGGTATTAACATAGAATTTCCCAGGGTCATAATTAATGGGATGGATGCCATTGATACGATAGCCCATCTTTTTTCATGTACTTCATTACTTTGTTTAGGCTCACTCACCATACATAAGCTTCCCTTCTTTATATAGTATCCTTTGTTGGAGGAAGTCGACATTGTTTCTAATTTGACAACTTTTGAACACGCACTTGTTAGTTACTATTTACTTTTTTCATGTTCTTATCCTAGATAATGTTCAAAACCATTTTTACCTTTGTTCTGAAATCGGACACCATTGCATATGGTAAATATAGGACAAGGGAGGGAATTAAATGCGTCATTATGCTGTTTTACGTTTTTTATTAGCGTGCTTTTTTTTATATTTCGCTTGGCCAGTTATTCCTACTGCAGTAACCTCAACAGAAGCTATGTTTTGGGGATTGTGGTTGATTTTATTTCTATTGATCGTTGCTGCAAACAGTGCAACAATTTTACAAATTACTGAGCCTCCTTCTATGGAACAGGAAAGAACGAGACAACGCCAAAGGCTTTAACATTGAGTCTTGGACCTTTCAACTGTATAATAAAGACCAAAATATACACTAGTACAGTTGAAAGTCGGTGGAATAAAGTGACAACGAAACACGAGCAAATTATTCAACATATAGGAACGTTGACGATTGGCAATAAAATATCGGTTCGCCAAGTAGCAAAAGATTTAAATGTAAGTGAAGGTACTGCATATAGAGCGATTAAGGAAGCAGAAAACCAAGGGTTAGTAAGCACAATTGAGCGGGTCGGAACCATACGAATTGAACGGAAAAGCAAAGAAAACTTTGAGAGCTTGACCTTTGCGGAGGTAATTAATGTTGTTGATGGACAAGTTTTAGGCGGTCAAAGTGGTTTATACAAAACATTGAGTAAATTCGTAATAGGTGCTATGCAACTAGATGCAATGATGCGCTATACGGAACGAGATTCTTTACTAATCGTTGGTAACCGAATAGAGGCGCATGAGCTTGCATTGCAGGAGGGAGCTGCAGTTCTTATTACTGGCGGTTTTGATACCGAAGAACATATTAAACGACTTGCAGACGAAAAAGAGATTCCAATTATGTCCACAAGCTATGATACCTTTACAGTTGCTGCAATGATCAATCGCGCCATTTATGACCAATTGATAAAGAAAGAAATTGTTGTTGTAGACGATATATGTACACCTGTTGAACATGCTTATTATTTGGATTCAAAAGATCTATTGGAAAAATGGTATACACTTAATGATCTGTCGACTCATTCTAGATTTCCTGTTGTTGATGAAAAACTGCGAGTCATGGGAATGGTTACCTCAAAAGATATAATCGGGAAGAATGGTCAAACCCCAATAGAAAAAGTTATGACAAAGCGCCCACATGTTGTCCAAACAAAGACCTCATTAGCATATGTTGCCCATATGATGGTATGGGAGGGTATTGAGGTTATGCCTGTTGTAGATCAATCGAATAAATTACTAGGTGTTGTATCAAGGCAAGATGTGTTAAAAGCGCTGCAGCAAATTCAGCGACAACCACAAGTAGGCGAGACGATAGACGATATAATCGGCCGAAACTTAGAATCACTTGACACTGAACAGACGATTTTTCAAGCTAATATTACACCACAAATGACAAACCAACTGGGTACATTATCAAATGGCGTTTTCACTTCGCTAATTTCGGAGGCAAGCAGTCGACTGTTATTGCAGGCTAAAAAGAGTGATTTGGTAGTGGAAAATATTACTGTTTATTTTATGAAGCCTGTACAAATAGACAGTAAGATTATTATTAAACCAAAGTTGCTTGAAGTTGGAAAAATATATGCAAAAATAGATATTGAGGTATTCAATAATAAAAAAATGGTTGGAAAAGGTTTATTGATGGCTCAACTGATTGACAGGTAGGGATAATGCCTATCCTAACTTTTCCTTTTTACAAAGGTTTAAAAAGATTCACTTAGGGAACAGAATATTATGATAACTATTTCTGTTAAATTAAAGCTGAAACGTGGAGGAGTGATTCTTTCCCTAAGATACAGGTTTTTTAGGTTGTTTTTTACAGGGTTTTAAAAATTAGGGAAAAGCTAGGAGTGAATTGTATATGGAAGAAAATAACATACGAACTGCGTTAATTGGTTGGAGTCTGCAGGCGATAGAAGCAATTGATAAAATGGAACGCCCTTTCGTTGTGGTAGGTCCGCCAGATTTTGAAGGTTATGCTTCTGAGCATGGAATTAATTTTGTCGGTTGGGAATTTGACAGAATTAATGAAAAGTCTAATGATCTTTATACCCAATTGCATGAAATGGGAGTAGAGATAGCAGTCCCGTTATATGAAGAAACTGTAGAGTGGGCTGGTGCCTTAAATGCCCGTTTTCAGGATGATATGCGAATTTTTAACCGTTCGCTGTTACTGCGAGATAAAGGGTTGATGAAACGGAAGGCACAAATGGCTGGTATCCATGTCGGGGTCTTTGAAGAAGCGCGAAACAAAGATGATGTGAACCGGTTTCTAAAACGAGTGAATGCAGCATTATTGAAATTGGATGGAGATCCAAATGAACCGATTCATTTAAAACCAATGGATGCTGCAGGGTCAGTTGGTCATCGTATGATAAGTACTGCAGAAGATGTTGACAATCTTTCGGAAGAGGACTTTCCAGGGTTGTTGGAAAGCCATTTGGACGGTCAGGAATTTTCTTGCGAGGTATTCGTCCATAATGGTAAAATACAATTTCTAAACATTACGGAATATGTCCGCTTAGGCCATTCCAACTTTGTGCCAGCCTCTCCTGAACTAGAAGCAAAGCGCCCACTAATTCGCAAGGCAGTCGAGGAATTAATAGAAGCTTTTCAAATTAAAAATGGTCTCATCCATCCTGAGTATTTTATAACTTCTGATAATAAACTACATTTCGGGGAGGTTGCTGCGAGGGTTCCTGGTGGTCACATTTTTGAATTAATTGAGCGAGCTTATGGCTTCAGCCCGTTCCAAGCTCAGGTATTGTGTAGTGATCCAGAAACGACAGATGAAGAACTAGAAGCTTTTTTTCCAAAAGAATCGGAAGCAAAAGGGTATGCTGGTAACCTGATGGTTTACCCGCATGTGAGATTTATCGAACGTCTAAACTTGCCTGATGGTCTTGAGGAACACCCTTATTTTGAAAAGCATGATATGTATATTCCACAGACAAGCAAAGTAGCGGAGCGAGTTGGATTTGGAAATCATTATGGGACGATTTTCTTTTTCGGTAAGGATAGCGCGACCATCAATGAATTGTTGTTGGAATATGAGACATGGGATTTCTACTTGTAATTAACTAACGTGTATTAGCTGAAAAGGAGAGCGTATTGATGTCGAATCTACTACAACAGAACATGGAACGATTTTCGAAATCTTTTCGCTCGCTGGAAGAAGCCAAATCTTTTGCAAAGAAACTACATCGAGGGAACTTACTACAGCAGGCCAACCGCTTGTTGAATACGCAGGAAGGAATGGATCACTTATACCATTGCGCAAACGAGTTTGATGATGCAGGCTTATTTTTAAATACACCATGGGATAATCCTTCAAAACTACAGCCGAAACTCGTTGCTGAAACACTTAAATCCAAAACACCTGATGCAACGATGGAAATACTGAGTGAATTACGGATGCTAGCAATTGCTAAAGGGAATTGTCGAAGTCAACAGGTTACAGCAAAGGAGGCTTCCCATTTCCTAAATGAGGTAATGGCCAGCAATGTTGATCTGCTGTTTCCTGATGAAACTGAGGCTTCTCGCATGGAAGTGGGGGACGAGTTGAAGCGGGCCAAATTGCTTGTTCAATTTTTGGCAAATCATCTTTCTTTAAAAACAATTCTTCATAGCCTTCTTGAAGAAATTGAGCGGTTGGCGGTACAGCGCCCTATTATGGTGAATCATATTATTGATTTAATTTCGGCTGCTAAAAAATCCGGGTATTCAGAAGTTAGTCAAGGTGATCAAGAAAAATTGAAGAAATATGACGATGCAATAACGGGTCCCACGCTGCTAAGTAGACAGGTTTCTAATCGGTTAGGATATGAAGAAATAATCAAAGAGAAAGATCCTGAAGTCCAAAAAAGAGAAGCTGAAGGTTTTGGAAGCTCGATGAAACAGACTGGTCTTGTTTGTCCCATCCATGCAGAGCTATTACGTCATTTGAGTCAATCCCACCCTGAGCTGATTGCCACAGCTTTAGCGCTTAACTCAGAAGGTAAGGCTAATCTTAATGTCAACATGACGCTTGTACAGAAAATCATTGAAATAGCCATTTATCCAGCGACAAGTCAGTCCATCTACGGTCTTGCCCGATTTTTAGAACGTGGTGTATTGTCCGTTCCTTCTGTAGCTCCTGTATTGCGTCGTCTTATGGTACTCCCAATCCATTTTGATGTAAGTAAAAAACTAAAGCGTAAAGATGTAACTGCAAACGGTGTCCTTATAGCAGGTGTAATAAGTGCTTTAGGTCAACCTTTAGGCATAGGGCAAGGATTGAATCCAACGTGTCAGTCCGCACGGGGGATTAGTCTATGGGCTCAGCATGCACCAACATATTTGTTGGAACTCGTTGAAGGCGCTGCAAGAGATAGGGGTATTGTAATCGGTTTGGAAGGGCTTCCGTTATATTCCAGTTTGCTGTCTGGAGGCCTTGCCCCAAATTTAAATACTGAGCTTGATCCAGTTTCATTGATTCTTGTTCCACATCTCGATCGCATATACAGCGAAATGATGACGCGTATGTTGTATAGAGGCGAAGATGGTCATAAATGGGTAAATCCAGCATTTTATGGTCACTGGGTGTTACAAGGTTTCACTGCAGTCACGGATTCATACACTAGAATAGTTAGTAATTATGAAGGATTTGTCCGATGTTTTTACGCCACTCATCATCCCGACTATAATGGGGGACACGAGCTAATTTACCCAAATCCGGTCGGTATTTTTGTGACCAATGTTCATGCCCATTTTCTTGGACTACATGCCATATCGATTCAGCGCATTAAAAAGGACCCTCGGGGGAAATGGCGGATTTATTTCTATAATCCTAATAATGATGGAGGTCAGGACTGGGGTCAAAACATTCATTGTTCGATTACTGGAAATGGAGAAGAAGAGGGTGAATCCTCACTGCCTTTTTCTCAATTTACTGCTCGATTGTATGCGTTTCACTATAACCCCCTTAAGCTAGGTCAAACGCAGGCTGTACCTAGGGAAACTCTTGCTAAGGTGGAAAAGCTGGCTCAAGAAAGTTGGGGAAGAAACTATACGTGGGCATAAGAAAAGTGCAAGCGCCCTGGTAAGCCAAGGCAAGTTTA contains:
- a CDS encoding DRTGG domain-containing protein; the encoded protein is MTTKHEQIIQHIGTLTIGNKISVRQVAKDLNVSEGTAYRAIKEAENQGLVSTIERVGTIRIERKSKENFESLTFAEVINVVDGQVLGGQSGLYKTLSKFVIGAMQLDAMMRYTERDSLLIVGNRIEAHELALQEGAAVLITGGFDTEEHIKRLADEKEIPIMSTSYDTFTVAAMINRAIYDQLIKKEIVVVDDICTPVEHAYYLDSKDLLEKWYTLNDLSTHSRFPVVDEKLRVMGMVTSKDIIGKNGQTPIEKVMTKRPHVVQTKTSLAYVAHMMVWEGIEVMPVVDQSNKLLGVVSRQDVLKALQQIQRQPQVGETIDDIIGRNLESLDTEQTIFQANITPQMTNQLGTLSNGVFTSLISEASSRLLLQAKKSDLVVENITVYFMKPVQIDSKIIIKPKLLEVGKIYAKIDIEVFNNKKMVGKGLLMAQLIDR
- a CDS encoding MFS transporter; this translates as MVSEPKQSNEVHEKRWAIVSMASIPLIMTLGNSMLIPVLPIMEKELDISKLQSSYIISVYSIVGIFLIPIAGFLSDRYGRKNVIIPSLIIAAIGALIAGWASWKMEDAFMFILIGRILQGVGASGTAPIVLPLVGDMFQKDQDISSTLGIIETSNTFGKVLSPILGAVLAGIIWFLPFFSIPIFCLISVLLIIFLVKKPKDDEKGPSFKDFKQNTKEVFKEHKRWLLSIFVIGAILMFILFGILFYLSSILEEVYDFKGIKKGLYLAIPLAALCLASFFAGRKIKDNLVLMKWITFVGILVAGSAVVAIRFSDQFIYLIIVFLICGVGIGAVLPCMDALITESIKKEVRGTITSIYSSARFVGVAGGPPAIALLMKQDLTWLVSLLSILALIAAFLAFKNIKPESDE
- a CDS encoding ATP-grasp domain-containing protein codes for the protein MEENNIRTALIGWSLQAIEAIDKMERPFVVVGPPDFEGYASEHGINFVGWEFDRINEKSNDLYTQLHEMGVEIAVPLYEETVEWAGALNARFQDDMRIFNRSLLLRDKGLMKRKAQMAGIHVGVFEEARNKDDVNRFLKRVNAALLKLDGDPNEPIHLKPMDAAGSVGHRMISTAEDVDNLSEEDFPGLLESHLDGQEFSCEVFVHNGKIQFLNITEYVRLGHSNFVPASPELEAKRPLIRKAVEELIEAFQIKNGLIHPEYFITSDNKLHFGEVAARVPGGHIFELIERAYGFSPFQAQVLCSDPETTDEELEAFFPKESEAKGYAGNLMVYPHVRFIERLNLPDGLEEHPYFEKHDMYIPQTSKVAERVGFGNHYGTIFFFGKDSATINELLLEYETWDFYL